One Pantoea eucalypti genomic region harbors:
- the argS gene encoding arginine--tRNA ligase — MNIQALLSAKVSQAMVLAGAPADCEPQVRQSARVQFGDYQANGIMAVAKKLGQAPRQLAEAVIQHLDLTGIASKVEIAGPGFINIFLDHNWLATHARQALSLPRLGVQLAEPQTIVVDYSAPNVAKEMHVGHVRSTIIGDAAVRTLEFLGHNVIRANHVGDWGTQFGMLIAFLEKQQNEDHAEMALADLEGFYREAKRTYDEDPEFAERARSYVVKLQGGDEYCRQMWKKLVDITMSQNQKIYDRMNVTLTRNDVMGESLYNDMLPGIVSDLKQKGLAVESEGATVVFLDEFQNKEGEPMGVIIQKKDGGYLYTTTDIACAKYRYETLKANRVLYYIDSRQHQHLVQAWTIVRKAGYVPESVPLEHHAFGMMLGKDGRPFKTRSGGTIKLSDLLDEAYQRAYSLVREKNPEMSEAEVKTLAEVVGISAVKYADLSKSRTTDYIFDWDNMLAFEGNTAPYMQYAYTRVLSVFRKAGINADSLDAEIVISEEREAQLATRLLQFEEVITQVARDGTPHVMCAYLYDLAGLFSGFYEHCPILSAESDATRLSRLQLAALTAKTLKQGLDTLGIDTVERM, encoded by the coding sequence GTGAATATTCAGGCACTTCTTTCCGCAAAAGTCAGTCAGGCAATGGTTTTAGCCGGCGCACCCGCCGATTGCGAACCACAGGTTCGTCAGTCTGCACGGGTTCAGTTTGGAGACTATCAGGCCAACGGCATTATGGCCGTGGCGAAAAAGCTGGGACAGGCACCGCGACAATTAGCGGAAGCGGTGATTCAGCACCTCGACCTGACCGGCATCGCCAGCAAGGTTGAAATTGCCGGGCCGGGTTTCATTAATATTTTCCTTGACCACAACTGGCTGGCAACACACGCCCGTCAGGCACTTAGCCTGCCGCGTCTTGGCGTGCAGCTGGCTGAGCCGCAGACCATCGTGGTCGACTATTCCGCCCCTAATGTTGCAAAAGAGATGCACGTCGGTCACGTCCGCTCCACCATCATTGGTGATGCGGCGGTGCGTACGCTGGAGTTTCTCGGCCATAACGTTATCCGCGCTAACCACGTTGGCGACTGGGGTACGCAGTTCGGCATGTTGATCGCGTTCCTTGAAAAGCAGCAGAATGAAGATCACGCAGAGATGGCGCTGGCCGACCTCGAAGGCTTCTACCGTGAAGCAAAACGCACTTATGATGAAGATCCTGAGTTTGCCGAGCGTGCACGCAGCTATGTCGTGAAACTTCAGGGTGGCGATGAATATTGCCGCCAGATGTGGAAGAAGCTGGTCGACATCACCATGAGTCAGAACCAGAAAATCTACGACCGCATGAACGTGACGCTGACGCGCAACGATGTCATGGGTGAAAGTCTTTATAACGACATGCTGCCCGGCATTGTTTCCGACCTGAAACAGAAAGGCTTAGCGGTCGAGAGCGAAGGCGCAACCGTGGTGTTCCTGGATGAATTCCAGAACAAAGAGGGTGAGCCGATGGGCGTCATCATCCAGAAAAAGGATGGTGGCTACCTCTACACCACCACGGACATCGCCTGTGCGAAATATCGTTATGAAACGCTGAAAGCCAATCGCGTACTCTATTACATCGATTCACGTCAGCATCAGCATCTGGTGCAGGCATGGACGATTGTCCGTAAAGCGGGTTATGTGCCGGAGTCTGTGCCGCTGGAGCACCATGCATTCGGCATGATGCTGGGCAAAGATGGACGACCATTTAAAACACGTAGCGGCGGTACTATTAAACTCTCTGATCTGCTGGATGAAGCCTATCAGCGTGCCTACTCGCTGGTGCGTGAGAAGAACCCGGAGATGAGCGAAGCGGAAGTGAAAACCCTGGCGGAAGTGGTGGGGATCAGTGCTGTCAAATATGCTGATCTGTCAAAAAGCCGCACCACCGACTACATCTTCGACTGGGATAACATGCTGGCGTTTGAAGGCAATACCGCGCCTTACATGCAGTATGCCTATACCCGTGTGCTTTCCGTGTTCCGTAAAGCGGGCATTAATGCCGATTCGCTGGATGCAGAGATTGTGATCAGTGAAGAGCGCGAAGCACAGCTGGCCACGCGTTTGCTACAGTTCGAAGAGGTCATTACTCAGGTCGCTCGCGACGGCACGCCACATGTGATGTGTGCCTATCTCTACGATCTGGCCGGTCTGTTCTCCGGCTTCTACGAGCACTGCCCGATTCTCAGCGCAGAATCAGACGCAACGCGCCTGAGCCGTCTGCAGCTGGCCGCGCTGACGGCGAAGACGCTGAAGCAGGGTCTGGATACTCTGGGTATCGACACCGTCGAGCGCATGTAA
- a CDS encoding VOC family protein translates to MLNKLRGFTVSERSFPAELDDLKTDLRRFEKSLQSFAQQLGLRLNDLEVDHISVRCHQDTTAIRWQQGLQQMGTQFSATMINGRQICLFKLHDPLVVAGREIDVVELPWPGEKRYRHEGWEHIEVVLRGDHRTLGMRAMALLSDEALTQPGISFKTSSPQGENERLPNPTLAVTDGQTTIKFHPWRLEEIVASEQH, encoded by the coding sequence ATGCTAAACAAATTGAGAGGATTTACGGTGTCAGAGCGATCTTTTCCGGCAGAATTGGACGATTTAAAGACAGATTTAAGGCGTTTTGAAAAATCGTTGCAAAGTTTTGCGCAGCAACTTGGTTTGCGCCTTAACGATCTTGAAGTGGACCATATTTCGGTGCGTTGTCATCAGGACACGACGGCGATCCGCTGGCAGCAAGGCCTGCAGCAGATGGGTACGCAGTTTTCCGCGACGATGATTAACGGACGGCAGATTTGCCTGTTTAAACTACATGATCCACTGGTTGTGGCGGGCAGAGAGATCGATGTGGTTGAGCTGCCGTGGCCGGGTGAGAAGCGTTATCGCCATGAAGGCTGGGAGCACATTGAAGTGGTGTTACGTGGCGATCATCGAACGCTGGGCATGCGCGCGATGGCATTATTGTCTGATGAGGCACTGACGCAGCCCGGTATTTCCTTTAAAACCAGCTCACCGCAGGGCGAGAATGAGCGTCTGCCTAATCCGACCCTGGCGGTGACGGACGGGCAGACAACCATCAAGTTTCATCCGTGGCGACTGGAGGAAATTGTCGCCAGTGAGCAGCACTAA
- a CDS encoding MalY/PatB family protein has translation MAFNFDQRIDRRHSDSLKWNKYADQDILPLWVADTDFRSPDCVIDAIKTRAGHGIFGYGDTPVAFLDSAVAWLASRYQWHVNPEWIVVLPGVVSGLNLAVRAFTASDELTISPTPIYPPFRGAAKLAERGQINVPVTLQQGRWLLDLDAAEEQTRGKERLLMLCNPQNPGGTVYRQDELQAQLEFARKHNLIVCSDEIHSDLLLEPGVQHIPFASLSEDAAQRSVTLMSPSKSFNIAGLGASIAIIPNAELRARFNRVRRGIVPDVDILAITAAAAAWREGEPWLKAQNAYLRSNRDWLVSQVNKMPGLSVATPEATYLAWIDASALGVASPALYFEKHGLGLTAGREFGNDQFVRLNFGCTRALLDEAVARLKRAVAARI, from the coding sequence ATGGCATTCAATTTCGACCAACGGATAGACCGTCGTCACAGCGATAGCCTTAAATGGAACAAATATGCGGACCAGGACATTCTGCCGTTGTGGGTGGCAGATACCGATTTCCGATCGCCTGACTGCGTTATCGATGCGATCAAAACCCGCGCCGGGCATGGCATTTTCGGCTATGGCGATACGCCGGTAGCGTTTCTCGACAGCGCAGTTGCGTGGCTCGCCTCACGCTATCAGTGGCACGTCAATCCGGAATGGATTGTGGTTTTACCCGGCGTGGTGAGTGGACTGAATCTCGCCGTGCGTGCCTTCACTGCGTCGGACGAGCTGACGATTTCTCCCACGCCGATCTATCCACCGTTTCGCGGGGCGGCAAAACTGGCAGAGCGAGGTCAGATCAATGTGCCTGTCACGTTGCAACAGGGGCGCTGGCTGCTGGATCTGGATGCAGCCGAAGAACAGACTAGGGGTAAAGAACGGCTGTTAATGCTGTGTAACCCGCAGAATCCGGGCGGCACGGTCTATCGCCAGGACGAACTACAGGCGCAGCTGGAATTCGCCCGGAAACACAATCTGATTGTCTGTTCCGACGAGATCCACAGCGATTTGCTACTGGAACCGGGCGTGCAGCACATTCCGTTTGCTTCGCTAAGTGAGGATGCGGCCCAGCGAAGTGTCACGCTGATGTCGCCCTCCAAGAGTTTCAATATCGCCGGTCTGGGTGCGTCCATCGCCATCATACCGAATGCTGAACTGCGCGCGCGCTTTAACCGGGTGCGACGCGGCATTGTGCCGGATGTAGATATTCTGGCCATCACCGCAGCAGCAGCAGCCTGGCGCGAAGGTGAGCCCTGGCTGAAGGCACAGAATGCTTACCTGCGCAGTAACCGGGACTGGCTGGTATCTCAGGTCAATAAAATGCCCGGTCTGTCAGTTGCCACGCCGGAAGCAACCTACCTGGCCTGGATTGATGCCAGCGCGCTGGGTGTGGCCAGTCCTGCCCTCTATTTTGAGAAGCACGGACTGGGCTTAACCGCCGGACGTGAGTTCGGCAACGACCAGTTTGTCCGGCTCAATTTCGGCTGTACCCGAGCGCTACTGGACGAGGCGGTTGCCCGACTGAAACGCGCCGTGGCTGCCCGCATTTAG
- the cutC gene encoding copper homeostasis protein CutC, protein MTTLEICCYGVDCAVTAQQAGADRVELCAAPREGGLTPSAGMLNAARREVSIPVHPIVRPRGGDFCYTAREFEAMKSDVALIRELGFPGLVIGMLDEDAHIHHGQMRQIMALCDGLSVTFHRAFDLCHSPKRALEELTDLGVARILTSGQQHSAENGIALLRELNEASTGPIIMAGAGVRLSNLQKFLDMGIDEVHSSASRLMVSPMRYRKAGVSMCSEAESDEFSRYCVDGDVVEAMKSVMQMSTVRVA, encoded by the coding sequence ATGACCACACTGGAAATTTGCTGCTATGGCGTGGATTGCGCCGTGACCGCACAACAGGCGGGCGCCGATCGGGTTGAACTTTGTGCCGCACCGCGTGAGGGTGGTCTGACCCCATCGGCAGGGATGCTGAATGCCGCCCGGCGCGAGGTTTCAATCCCGGTTCATCCTATTGTCCGGCCACGGGGTGGTGACTTTTGTTATACCGCGCGCGAGTTTGAAGCGATGAAATCGGATGTGGCGTTGATACGCGAACTGGGTTTTCCGGGGCTGGTCATTGGGATGCTTGATGAGGATGCGCATATCCATCATGGTCAGATGCGGCAGATTATGGCGCTGTGTGACGGCCTGTCAGTGACGTTCCATCGCGCCTTCGATCTGTGCCACAGCCCTAAGCGAGCGCTGGAAGAATTAACAGATTTGGGGGTAGCGCGCATTCTGACATCCGGTCAGCAACACAGTGCTGAAAACGGAATTGCACTCCTCAGGGAACTAAATGAGGCCAGCACCGGTCCTATTATTATGGCGGGTGCCGGGGTTCGTCTCAGCAACCTGCAAAAGTTTCTCGACATGGGGATTGATGAAGTTCACAGCTCGGCAAGTCGCCTGATGGTGTCGCCGATGCGCTACCGCAAAGCGGGGGTTTCCATGTGTTCTGAAGCCGAAAGCGATGAGTTCAGCCGCTACTGTGTAGACGGCGATGTCGTTGAGGCGATGAAAAGTGTGATGCAGATGAGCACCGTTCGGGTCGCCTGA
- a CDS encoding glycerol dehydrogenase, with protein MSKFIFSSPRKYVQGAGVLDELGTYLTELGDQAFLVADNTVWTLIGERTQHALHSAGVTFSWQQFNGEASSNEISRLSALAKSQDCNVIVGLGGGKTLDTVKAVADELKLPVAIVPTIASTDAPCSALSVIYSDSGVFESYRFYSKNPDLVLVDTAVCASAPARLFASGIADGLATWVEAQAVARSHAKSMVKGDPTLAGLAIARACEETLLTWGYSAYVAVSEKRVTPAVEAVVEANTLLSGLGFENGGLAAAHAIHNGFTAIDGDIHHLTHGEKVAYGTLTQMVLEKRTDEDIARYIRFYRSINMPTTLRELHLENESWENLVKVGALANSEGDTLKNLNPHLSPEDIANALLALDAFSQTVK; from the coding sequence ATGAGTAAATTTATTTTTTCCTCACCCCGTAAATATGTACAGGGCGCAGGAGTGCTGGACGAGCTGGGAACGTATCTGACTGAACTGGGCGATCAGGCTTTTCTGGTGGCTGACAACACGGTCTGGACGTTGATTGGCGAACGGACGCAACACGCCCTGCATTCCGCTGGCGTGACATTCAGCTGGCAGCAATTCAATGGCGAAGCCTCGAGTAATGAGATTTCCCGACTCAGTGCGCTCGCAAAAAGTCAGGACTGTAATGTGATTGTCGGCCTGGGCGGGGGAAAAACGCTGGATACGGTTAAAGCGGTGGCGGATGAACTTAAACTGCCGGTGGCTATCGTGCCAACCATTGCGTCCACCGATGCGCCCTGTAGCGCCCTGTCGGTCATCTATTCTGACAGCGGTGTATTCGAGAGCTATCGCTTTTACAGCAAAAATCCAGATTTGGTGCTCGTGGACACGGCAGTCTGCGCCAGTGCGCCAGCACGGCTGTTTGCATCAGGCATTGCAGATGGACTGGCGACCTGGGTTGAAGCGCAGGCCGTGGCACGTTCGCATGCGAAATCAATGGTTAAGGGTGATCCGACACTTGCCGGACTGGCCATTGCCCGAGCCTGTGAAGAAACGCTTCTTACATGGGGTTACAGCGCCTATGTTGCCGTTTCCGAAAAACGGGTAACGCCAGCGGTGGAAGCGGTCGTTGAGGCCAATACGCTGCTCTCGGGACTGGGGTTTGAGAACGGTGGTCTGGCAGCCGCTCACGCGATTCATAATGGTTTTACCGCCATCGATGGCGATATCCACCATCTGACTCATGGCGAGAAAGTTGCCTATGGCACGCTGACGCAGATGGTGCTTGAGAAGCGTACGGATGAGGATATTGCGCGCTATATACGCTTTTATCGCTCAATCAATATGCCAACCACACTCCGGGAGCTGCATCTGGAAAATGAAAGCTGGGAGAATCTGGTGAAAGTGGGGGCGCTGGCAAACAGTGAGGGAGATACGCTGAAAAACCTTAACCCACACCTGTCACCCGAAGATATCGCTAATGCTCTGCTGGCACTGGATGCCTTTAGTCAGACAGTAAAATAG
- a CDS encoding LysE family translocator, whose protein sequence is MSAMLFSFLLAITILTLTPGFDTALVLRTAIAQGWQRACATALGVTLGCLIWGVAAGLGLGALLLASEIAYNLLKWMGAAWLLWLGIRLLLKPRQQPLIVDEQPARSQGYLACFSRGLMGNLLNPKVGVFYVTFLPQFIPAGASVALWCTLMALAHMLLGLIWNAVLIGGSHYFASHLQKPRVLRVMDRLTGCVFIGFAAKLALSRR, encoded by the coding sequence ATGAGCGCAATGCTCTTTTCATTTCTGCTTGCGATAACCATTCTGACGCTCACACCCGGATTTGACACCGCACTGGTGCTGCGAACCGCTATCGCGCAGGGCTGGCAGCGCGCCTGCGCCACCGCGCTCGGCGTGACGCTGGGCTGTCTGATCTGGGGAGTGGCGGCAGGCCTGGGGCTGGGTGCGCTATTGCTGGCCTCTGAAATTGCATACAACCTGCTGAAGTGGATGGGGGCGGCCTGGCTGCTCTGGCTCGGTATCAGGCTACTGCTTAAACCGCGTCAGCAACCGCTCATCGTGGACGAACAGCCTGCCAGGTCGCAGGGTTATCTGGCCTGCTTCAGTCGGGGGTTGATGGGGAATCTGCTGAATCCAAAAGTGGGCGTGTTTTACGTCACTTTCCTGCCACAGTTTATTCCGGCCGGGGCGTCCGTGGCGCTCTGGTGTACGCTGATGGCGCTGGCACACATGCTGCTGGGGCTGATATGGAATGCTGTGTTAATCGGCGGCAGTCACTATTTTGCGAGTCATCTGCAAAAACCGCGGGTATTAAGGGTGATGGATCGCCTGACCGGCTGCGTGTTTATTGGATTTGCGGCGAAACTGGCGTTGTCTCGCCGCTGA
- the cmoB gene encoding tRNA 5-methoxyuridine(34)/uridine 5-oxyacetic acid(34) synthase CmoB, producing the protein MIDFGRFYQQIAVGPLAKWLEVLPAQISEWQRENLHGHFRDWYKSLEYLPLLEPQKLDLLHSVTADRDDISDRHRQGIEKLLRNLMPWRKGPYFLYGTHINTEWRSDWKWERVLPHISSLAGRTVLDVGCGSGYHMWRMIGAGAHLVVGIDPMQLFLVQFEAVRKLLNDDRRAHMLPLGIEQLPALQAFDTVFSMGVLYHRRSPLDHLLQLKNQLVSGGELVLETLVIEGDLNQVLVPGERYAQMRNVFFIPSAEALKSWLEKSGFVDVRIVDFALTTTEEQRRTDWMTSESLAEFLDPDDPSKTVEGYPAPLRAVLVATKP; encoded by the coding sequence ATGATCGACTTTGGCCGTTTTTATCAGCAAATTGCCGTAGGTCCACTGGCGAAGTGGCTGGAAGTTTTACCGGCGCAAATCAGCGAGTGGCAGCGTGAAAACCTGCATGGCCACTTCCGTGACTGGTACAAATCGCTGGAGTATCTGCCGCTGCTGGAGCCGCAAAAGCTCGATCTGCTGCATAGTGTCACCGCCGACCGCGATGACATCAGCGATCGTCATCGTCAGGGTATTGAGAAATTACTGCGTAACCTGATGCCATGGCGCAAAGGGCCCTATTTCCTCTATGGCACCCATATCAACACTGAGTGGCGTTCTGACTGGAAATGGGAGCGTGTCCTGCCGCATATATCCTCGCTGGCGGGCCGGACGGTGCTGGATGTTGGCTGTGGCAGCGGTTATCACATGTGGCGGATGATTGGTGCGGGTGCGCATCTGGTGGTCGGCATTGATCCGATGCAGCTCTTCCTGGTGCAGTTTGAAGCCGTGCGTAAGCTGCTGAACGATGATCGCCGGGCGCACATGCTGCCGCTGGGTATTGAACAGTTACCGGCGTTACAGGCGTTTGATACCGTGTTTTCGATGGGTGTGCTCTACCATCGCCGTTCCCCGCTGGATCACCTGTTACAGCTGAAAAATCAGCTGGTGAGCGGCGGTGAACTGGTGCTGGAGACGCTGGTCATTGAGGGCGATCTGAATCAGGTGCTGGTGCCCGGTGAGCGCTATGCGCAGATGCGCAACGTCTTCTTTATCCCCTCCGCCGAGGCGCTGAAAAGCTGGCTGGAGAAAAGCGGCTTTGTCGATGTACGGATTGTCGATTTCGCCCTGACCACCACCGAAGAACAACGTCGGACAGACTGGATGACCAGCGAGTCGCTGGCGGAATTCCTCGATCCCGATGATCCGAGCAAAACGGTTGAGGGCTATCCGGCTCCGCTGCGCGCCGTGCTGGTCGCCACCAAACCTTAA
- the cmoA gene encoding carboxy-S-adenosyl-L-methionine synthase CmoA produces MSDRDQLFSAPIAKLGDWTFDERVAEVFPDMIQRSVPGYSNIISMIGMLAERFVTPDSTVYDLGCSLGAATLSVRRNIHVPGCQIIAVDNSPAMVERCRRHLDAFRADTPVTVLEADIRDIDIENASLVVLNFTLQFLEPPARLALLEKIWQGLKPGGALVLSEKFSFEDAEVGELLFNMHHDFKRANGYSELEISQKRSMLENVMLTDSVEAHKARLKQAGFSHAELWFQCFNFGSLVALK; encoded by the coding sequence ATGTCTGACCGCGATCAACTCTTCTCAGCGCCCATTGCAAAACTGGGCGACTGGACTTTTGACGAGCGCGTAGCTGAAGTCTTTCCAGACATGATTCAGCGCTCGGTGCCGGGCTACTCCAACATCATTTCGATGATTGGCATGCTGGCAGAACGTTTTGTTACGCCCGACAGCACGGTTTATGACCTGGGCTGCTCGCTGGGCGCCGCCACCCTCTCGGTGCGCCGCAATATTCATGTCCCGGGTTGCCAGATCATCGCAGTGGATAACTCCCCGGCGATGGTGGAGCGTTGCCGTCGTCATCTGGATGCGTTTCGCGCTGATACGCCGGTGACGGTGCTGGAAGCGGATATCCGTGATATTGACATAGAAAACGCCTCGCTGGTGGTGCTTAACTTTACGCTGCAGTTTCTGGAGCCACCCGCACGTCTGGCTCTGCTGGAAAAAATCTGGCAGGGACTTAAACCCGGTGGCGCGCTGGTGCTGTCGGAGAAATTCAGTTTTGAAGATGCCGAAGTCGGTGAACTGTTGTTCAACATGCACCATGACTTCAAGCGCGCCAACGGCTACAGCGAACTGGAAATCAGCCAGAAACGTAGCATGCTGGAAAATGTGATGCTGACTGACAGCGTCGAAGCCCATAAAGCCCGCCTGAAACAGGCCGGTTTCTCGCACGCCGAACTCTGGTTCCAGTGCTTTAATTTTGGATCTCTGGTGGCGTTGAAATGA
- a CDS encoding MAPEG family protein codes for MISALYVVLGALLVMKFTMDVVRYRRFYRVAYGDGGYHDLKMAIRIHGNAIETIPLALLLLVMMEMNGADIWMVHLTGLLFFISRLLHAWGLRSSAMAGRKYGMLLTLFSLCGMVIFNLIYLPWELVLTLH; via the coding sequence ATGATTAGCGCGTTATACGTCGTACTGGGTGCATTGCTGGTAATGAAATTTACAATGGACGTGGTGCGTTACCGCCGTTTCTATCGCGTGGCGTATGGCGATGGCGGCTATCACGACCTGAAAATGGCGATTCGCATTCACGGCAATGCCATCGAAACTATCCCGCTGGCGCTGTTGCTGCTGGTGATGATGGAGATGAATGGCGCCGATATCTGGATGGTGCATCTCACTGGCCTGCTCTTTTTCATCAGCCGGTTACTCCATGCCTGGGGTTTACGCAGCAGCGCCATGGCTGGCCGTAAATATGGCATGCTGCTGACGCTGTTTTCCCTGTGCGGCATGGTCATTTTTAATCTTATTTATCTGCCGTGGGAACTGGTGCTGACACTCCATTAA
- a CDS encoding DUF72 domain-containing protein, translating into MTLRIGLPQWGHSHWKRWGITSLADYARYFHCVEGNTTLYALPDTETVMRWRDMTHDAFRFCFKFPNTISHQAALQHSDDLLTDFLRLMEPLADRIGQYWLQLPASFSPAQIADLWRFLDSLPRRFHYGVEVRHPAFFAKGDAERALNRGLLERGINRVMLDSRPVHASTSQSPAALVARAQKPKVPPHALRTGSQPMVRFIGSDSVEETVPLFQIWRDKLSQWQQQGDAMLFLHTPDMGQVFPLVQALWPQLQQIDPAIGNGPDWPQQTSLF; encoded by the coding sequence GTGACACTTCGTATTGGCCTGCCCCAGTGGGGGCATTCACACTGGAAACGCTGGGGTATCACGAGCCTGGCGGACTATGCCCGATACTTCCATTGTGTAGAGGGAAACACCACGCTTTATGCGCTGCCTGATACCGAAACGGTGATGCGCTGGCGCGATATGACGCATGATGCGTTTCGCTTCTGCTTTAAGTTTCCCAACACCATCAGCCATCAGGCGGCGCTACAGCACAGTGACGACCTGCTGACCGATTTCCTGCGCCTGATGGAGCCGCTGGCCGATCGCATCGGTCAGTACTGGCTGCAGCTGCCTGCCAGCTTCTCTCCGGCGCAGATCGCCGATCTGTGGCGCTTTCTGGATAGTTTGCCGCGTCGTTTTCACTACGGCGTCGAAGTCCGCCATCCCGCTTTCTTTGCCAAAGGTGACGCAGAGCGGGCGCTGAATCGCGGATTGCTTGAGCGCGGCATCAATCGCGTCATGCTGGACAGCCGCCCGGTTCACGCCTCCACCTCGCAAAGCCCGGCAGCGCTGGTGGCCCGTGCTCAGAAGCCTAAAGTGCCGCCTCATGCCTTACGAACCGGCTCGCAGCCAATGGTCCGTTTTATCGGCAGCGACAGTGTGGAAGAGACCGTGCCGCTGTTTCAGATCTGGCGTGACAAGCTCTCGCAATGGCAGCAACAGGGCGACGCCATGTTGTTTCTGCATACGCCCGATATGGGTCAGGTGTTTCCGCTGGTGCAGGCGCTATGGCCGCAGCTGCAGCAGATCGATCCGGCTATTGGCAATGGACCCGACTGGCCGCAACAGACATCACTGTTTTGA
- the aspS gene encoding aspartate--tRNA ligase has product MRTEYCGQLNLSHVGQQVTLCGWVNRRRDLGSLIFIDMRDREGIVQVFFDPDRQDAFKLASELRNEFCIQITGTVRARDEKNKNSDMATGEVEVFAQALTIINRSEPLPLDSNQTNSEEARLKYRYLDLRRPEMVTRLKTRAKITSFVRRFMDDEGFLDIETPMLTKATPEGARDYLVPSRVHKGKFYALPQSPQLFKQLLMMSGFDRYYQIVKCFRDEDLRADRQPEFTQIDVETSFMTAPQVREIMERLIRNLWQDVQGVDLGEFPQMTFAEAMHRYGSDKPDLRNPMELVDVGDLLKNVEFQVFSGPANDEKGRVAALRVPTGAQLSRKQIDEYGKFVEIYGAKGLAWMKVNVRADGLEGVQSPVAKFLNAEIVESILSRTGAQDGDIIFFGADRAKVVADALGALRLKVGRELNITDEKAWAPLWVIDFPMFEEDEEGGLAAMHHPFTAPKEMSAEELAADPTRAVANAYDMVINGYEVGGGSVRIHNGKMQQTVFSILGIEEHEQREKFGFLLDALKFGTPPHAGLAFGLDRLTMLLTGTDNIRDVIAFPKTTAAACMMTEAPSEANPASLLELGIQVIKKEKPEIK; this is encoded by the coding sequence ATGCGTACAGAATATTGCGGACAGCTCAATCTGTCTCATGTAGGTCAGCAAGTCACGCTTTGCGGCTGGGTAAACCGCCGTCGCGATCTCGGCAGTTTGATTTTTATCGACATGCGCGACCGTGAAGGCATCGTGCAGGTGTTTTTCGATCCCGATCGTCAGGACGCATTTAAGCTGGCTTCTGAACTGCGTAACGAATTCTGCATCCAGATCACCGGCACCGTGCGTGCGCGTGATGAGAAGAATAAAAACAGCGACATGGCGACCGGCGAAGTCGAAGTGTTTGCCCAGGCGCTGACCATCATCAACCGCTCTGAGCCACTGCCGCTGGACTCTAATCAGACCAACAGCGAAGAAGCGCGCCTGAAATACCGCTATCTGGATCTGCGTCGTCCTGAGATGGTGACGCGTCTGAAAACCCGCGCAAAAATCACCAGCTTTGTCCGTCGCTTTATGGATGACGAAGGGTTCCTGGATATCGAAACCCCGATGCTGACCAAAGCGACGCCAGAAGGCGCGCGTGACTATCTGGTGCCTAGCCGGGTTCACAAAGGCAAGTTCTACGCGCTGCCGCAGTCACCGCAGCTGTTCAAACAGCTGCTGATGATGTCGGGTTTTGACCGCTACTATCAGATCGTTAAATGCTTCCGTGATGAAGATTTACGCGCCGATCGTCAGCCCGAATTTACCCAGATCGACGTTGAAACCTCCTTTATGACCGCGCCGCAGGTGCGTGAAATCATGGAGCGTTTAATCCGCAATCTGTGGCAGGACGTGCAGGGCGTTGATCTCGGCGAGTTCCCGCAGATGACCTTTGCGGAAGCGATGCATCGTTACGGTTCTGATAAGCCGGATCTGCGTAACCCGATGGAGCTGGTGGACGTGGGTGACCTGCTGAAAAATGTGGAGTTCCAGGTCTTCTCTGGCCCGGCTAACGACGAAAAAGGCCGTGTTGCGGCACTGCGTGTGCCAACCGGTGCGCAGCTGAGCCGTAAGCAGATTGATGAATATGGCAAGTTCGTAGAAATTTACGGCGCGAAAGGCCTGGCGTGGATGAAAGTCAACGTCCGCGCGGACGGCCTGGAGGGCGTGCAGAGTCCGGTTGCCAAGTTCCTGAATGCAGAGATCGTCGAAAGCATTCTGAGCCGCACCGGCGCGCAGGATGGCGACATCATCTTCTTTGGTGCCGATCGCGCCAAAGTGGTTGCGGATGCACTGGGTGCGTTGCGCCTGAAAGTGGGTCGCGAGCTGAACATCACCGATGAAAAAGCCTGGGCACCGCTGTGGGTGATCGACTTCCCGATGTTCGAAGAGGACGAGGAAGGCGGTCTGGCTGCGATGCACCACCCGTTCACTGCGCCGAAAGAGATGAGCGCAGAAGAGCTGGCTGCGGATCCAACCCGTGCCGTGGCGAATGCCTACGACATGGTGATCAACGGTTATGAAGTGGGCGGCGGTTCAGTGCGTATCCACAACGGCAAAATGCAGCAGACGGTGTTCAGCATTCTGGGTATTGAAGAGCACGAGCAGCGCGAGAAGTTTGGCTTCCTGCTGGATGCGCTTAAATTCGGTACACCACCGCATGCGGGCCTGGCGTTTGGTCTGGATCGCCTGACCATGCTGCTGACCGGCACCGACAACATTCGTGACGTTATTGCGTTCCCGAAAACCACGGCGGCAGCCTGCATGATGACCGAAGCGCCAAGCGAAGCGAACCCGGCTTCTCTGCTGGAACTGGGCATTCAGGTCATTAAAAAAGAAAAGCCTGAGATTAAATAA